A region from the Panthera uncia isolate 11264 chromosome D3 unlocalized genomic scaffold, Puncia_PCG_1.0 HiC_scaffold_8, whole genome shotgun sequence genome encodes:
- the CBLN2 gene encoding cerebellin-2, whose product MSQVRWRPSSEDDPGLDQQSRGPRPKEASPGPAQSCAPSRAPPAAARRRPRAPPPPPARMAAPGRGPRGPPLTMPGRRGALREPAGCGSCLGAALALLLLLLPAGCPVRAQNDTEPIVLEGKCLVVCDSSPSADGAVTSSLGISVRSGSAKVAFSATRSTNHEPSEMSNRTMTIYFDQVLVNIGNHFDLASSIFVAPRKGIYSFSFHVVKVYNRQTIQVSLMQNGYPVISAFAGDQDVTREAASNGVLLLMEKEDTVHLKLERGNLMGGWKYSTFSGFLVFPL is encoded by the exons CCCGGGCCCCGCGCAGTCCTGCGCGCCCTCCCGCGCTCCTCCGGCCGCTGCCCGCCGTCGCCCtcgcgcgcccccgcccccccctgccCGGATGGCGGCGCCCGGCCGGGGCCCCCGAGGGCCGCCGCTGACCATGCCCGGGCGCCGGGGGGCGCTGCGCGAGCCGGCTGGCTGCGGCTCCTGCCTGGGGGCGGCGCtggccctgctgctgctgctgctgccggcCGGCTGCCCGGTGCGGGCGCAGAACGACACGGAGCCCATCGTGCTGGAGGGCAAGTGCCTGGTGGTGTGCGACTCGAGCCCGTCGGCGGACGGCGCGGTCACCTCCTCCCTGGGCATCTCCGTGCGCTCGGGCAGCGCCAAGGTGGCCTTCTCCGCCACGCGGAGCACCAACCACGAGCCGTCCGAGATGAGCAACCGCACCATGACCATCTACTTCGACCAG gTATTAGTAAATATTGGCAACCATTTCGATCTTGCCTCCAGCATATTTGTAGCACCGAGAAAAGGCATTTATAGCTTCAGCTTCCACGTGGTCAAAGTGTACAACAGACAGACCATCCAG GTCAGTTTGATGCAGAACGGCTACCCAGTGATCTCAGCCTTTGCGGGGGACCAAGACGTCACCAGAGAAGCCGCCAGCAATGGTGTCCTGCTGCTGATGGAGAAAGAGGACACCGTGCATCTCAAACTGGAGAGGGGCAACCTCATGGGAGGCTGGAAGTACTCCACATTCTCGGGCTTCTTGGTTTTCCCTCTATGA